One part of the Deltaproteobacteria bacterium genome encodes these proteins:
- a CDS encoding pentapeptide repeat-containing protein, which yields MAKFDGNGLQLEPNHVLPNISEFTDKINSMVQLTPPEPVKIGDEDDLLEVIKLHAQWLNSLSAPALPVQGKRACFRGLNLAGMSFAEFDLRGADFSGCNLEGASFKDSLLDFADFTNANLRGADMRGTRLTGAITVGADLEGCVAAPA from the coding sequence ATGGCGAAATTCGACGGCAACGGCTTACAGTTAGAGCCAAATCATGTACTGCCAAACATTAGTGAGTTTACAGACAAGATCAACTCCATGGTGCAGTTAACGCCGCCAGAGCCAGTCAAGATCGGTGACGAGGACGACCTTCTCGAAGTCATTAAACTCCACGCCCAGTGGCTGAACTCACTTTCGGCGCCAGCGCTTCCGGTACAAGGCAAGCGAGCTTGCTTCCGCGGTCTTAACCTGGCGGGCATGTCGTTTGCTGAATTTGACTTACGCGGCGCTGATTTTAGTGGCTGCAATCTCGAGGGAGCAAGCTTCAAGGATTCGCTCCTCGATTTCGCCGACTTTACCAATGCTAATCTACGCGGTGCCGATATGCGTGGCACGCGTCTCACCGGTGCTATTACGGTCGGTGCTGATTTAGAGGGTTGCGTGGCGGCCCCAGCATGA
- a CDS encoding DUF4982 domain-containing protein, which produces MMAKSLRPSCSRMIFVIFLGMAYAPQSEATVRAVPIAADHLDVPGQQTPRRVHRLAEGWRFRLGPEDRGALPELDDSGWWEVRVPHDWAIEQDHDPSGDSNTKFNWRGEGWYRYHFTPERSDEGRRFWLDFDGVMAFPKVYINGQLAGEWDYGYNSFRVDATPYLKFDEDNVIAVQVDTRKHASRWYPGAGIYRKVVLTIADPVHVAHWGTVVTTPRVSEAEASVNIATTIGNELTEPVHVTVRTTILTKDGTRRVVATKVTDTHVPRLAAAHVVQNLTIVRPQLWDIDAPHLYAAETQVEVNGQVRDRYYTVFGVRAFEFTKDNGFLLNGRRVQLKGANIHHDLGPLGAAFHRRAAERQLEIMRDMGVNAIRFSHNPPAPELLDLADAMGLLVFADCFDKWDQTADRLPQVDLNGYAERQIRHFLKRDRNHPSIVIWSIGNEIWDIEVNLFGGSAEQVGTIASYVRANDPTRPVTMATHLTQAVNTGMHRYLDVQSWNYGRKYLEGRATYPDMPVVMSESASAVSTRGEYRLPLPRYKDDFLASPVVSSYDLNSVSWGDIADTEFANRDADPYVAGEFVWTGIDYIGEPSPFEKVARSSYFGAVDLVGLPKDRFYLYRSHWNQAADTTHLLPHWNWPDRLGQSVPVMAYTNGDAAELFLNGRSLGRQIKFAPPIKLPPNLAKGRLSSASSEEMNHGNLAQQAVDANSSSRWCARDGSAQSWWQVDLGEPKAVRTVHIDFEQDSSNYQYLLKGSMDGKNWVTLATKRHFERDDLASTHAVTAEARYLRVEFLALKDGSWASIREFEAYDQPVDRSYYGVTRAYRLRWDDVPYEPGELRLVTYKGAKKLGETVVRTAAPPTRLVLTADRKLIAADGDDLSFVTVEAQDGAGTVDPDGMQMVQFELTGPGDIVGVGNGDPNSTDRMVARSVRLFHGKAVIILRSKSGDPGRVALTAAAPGLATASIEVSAE; this is translated from the coding sequence ATGATGGCTAAGTCACTACGACCAAGCTGCAGTCGGATGATTTTTGTGATTTTCCTCGGAATGGCCTATGCGCCCCAAAGTGAAGCCACGGTGCGGGCTGTGCCCATAGCGGCTGATCACCTGGACGTGCCAGGTCAGCAAACGCCCCGGCGCGTCCACAGGCTGGCGGAGGGCTGGCGTTTCAGGCTTGGTCCTGAAGATCGTGGCGCCTTACCCGAGCTTGACGATAGCGGATGGTGGGAGGTTAGGGTGCCTCACGACTGGGCCATCGAGCAGGACCATGACCCTAGCGGCGACAGTAACACCAAGTTTAATTGGCGTGGCGAGGGCTGGTACCGTTATCACTTCACCCCAGAGCGTAGCGACGAGGGCCGGCGCTTTTGGCTCGATTTTGATGGCGTTATGGCTTTTCCCAAGGTTTACATCAATGGCCAACTCGCCGGCGAATGGGACTATGGTTACAACTCCTTTCGTGTCGATGCCACGCCATACCTGAAGTTCGACGAGGACAACGTCATTGCGGTTCAGGTCGATACACGTAAGCATGCCTCGCGCTGGTATCCGGGTGCTGGCATCTACCGTAAAGTTGTCCTGACCATCGCCGACCCTGTGCACGTTGCCCACTGGGGGACTGTCGTCACGACGCCGCGCGTTAGTGAGGCTGAGGCATCCGTCAACATCGCGACGACGATTGGTAACGAATTGACTGAGCCCGTCCATGTCACCGTGCGCACCACAATCTTGACCAAAGATGGCACCCGCAGGGTGGTTGCTACCAAAGTCACCGACACCCATGTGCCGCGTCTGGCTGCGGCTCATGTCGTGCAGAATCTGACGATCGTGAGGCCTCAGCTTTGGGACATTGACGCCCCGCATCTTTACGCGGCGGAGACGCAAGTAGAGGTAAATGGTCAGGTGCGCGACCGTTACTATACCGTATTTGGCGTGCGTGCCTTCGAATTTACAAAAGATAATGGATTCTTGCTCAACGGGCGGCGTGTGCAGCTCAAGGGCGCCAATATCCACCATGACCTTGGTCCTCTGGGCGCGGCATTTCACCGCCGTGCGGCGGAGAGGCAACTCGAGATCATGCGTGATATGGGTGTAAATGCCATAAGGTTTAGTCATAACCCGCCGGCTCCAGAGCTGCTCGATCTGGCCGATGCTATGGGTTTACTTGTCTTCGCTGATTGCTTTGATAAATGGGACCAAACTGCAGACCGATTGCCCCAGGTGGATTTGAATGGCTATGCCGAGAGACAAATCCGGCACTTCCTTAAGCGTGACCGCAACCATCCGAGCATCGTCATCTGGAGTATTGGCAACGAGATTTGGGACATCGAAGTCAATCTTTTTGGCGGTAGCGCAGAGCAGGTAGGCACCATCGCCAGCTACGTACGCGCAAACGATCCGACGCGTCCTGTCACTATGGCTACCCATTTGACGCAGGCCGTGAATACTGGGATGCATCGCTATCTGGACGTGCAGAGCTGGAACTACGGCCGCAAGTATTTAGAAGGGCGCGCCACCTATCCTGATATGCCGGTAGTGATGAGCGAATCGGCATCGGCGGTGAGCACCAGGGGTGAATACCGACTGCCATTGCCGCGGTACAAGGATGATTTTCTTGCATCGCCTGTGGTCAGTTCGTATGACCTGAACTCAGTTTCGTGGGGGGATATTGCCGATACGGAATTTGCCAATCGCGATGCCGATCCTTATGTGGCGGGTGAATTCGTCTGGACGGGCATAGATTACATAGGCGAACCCTCGCCCTTTGAAAAAGTGGCAAGAAGCTCCTACTTCGGTGCCGTCGATCTGGTTGGCTTACCCAAAGATCGGTTCTATCTCTACCGCAGCCACTGGAACCAGGCCGCCGATACGACGCATTTACTGCCGCATTGGAACTGGCCAGATCGCCTGGGGCAAAGCGTGCCGGTGATGGCCTACACTAATGGCGATGCTGCGGAGTTGTTTTTAAATGGCAGGTCCCTTGGGCGCCAGATCAAATTTGCGCCACCTATCAAACTGCCGCCAAATCTGGCTAAGGGGAGGCTGAGCAGCGCTAGCAGCGAGGAGATGAATCACGGCAATTTGGCGCAACAGGCGGTCGATGCGAATAGCAGCAGCCGTTGGTGTGCGCGTGACGGCAGTGCCCAAAGCTGGTGGCAGGTTGATCTAGGCGAGCCGAAAGCAGTGCGCACCGTTCACATAGACTTTGAGCAGGATAGTTCAAACTATCAATACTTGCTCAAAGGCTCGATGGACGGGAAGAATTGGGTGACACTGGCCACTAAGCGTCACTTTGAACGCGACGATCTCGCCAGTACTCATGCGGTTACCGCAGAGGCGCGCTATCTCCGCGTCGAATTCCTTGCCCTAAAAGACGGTAGCTGGGCATCCATTCGCGAATTCGAGGCCTATGATCAACCCGTCGATAGGTCCTACTACGGTGTCACCAGGGCTTACCGGCTGCGTTGGGATGACGTTCCTTACGAGCCGGGAGAGCTCCGCCTGGTCACCTACAAAGGTGCGAAGAAACTTGGTGAAACCGTTGTGCGGACGGCGGCACCACCGACACGCCTCGTGCTCACGGCGGACCGTAAACTCATCGCCGCCGACGGTGATGATCTGAGCTTCGTTACGGTAGAGGCTCAAGATGGCGCTGGCACTGTCGATCCCGATGGGATGCAGATGGTGCAGTTTGAGCTTACGGGACCGGGTGATATCGTAGGCGTGGGCAATGGTGACCCCAATTCCACCGACCGTATGGTTGCCAGGTCTGTGCGTCTATTTCACGGCAAAGCTGTGATCATTCTGCGCAGTAAGTCCGGCGACCCGGGAAGGGTAGCGCTCACCGCCGCAGCTCCGGGACTGGCCACGGCAAGCATCGAAGTGTCGGCGGAGTGA
- the rpsU gene encoding 30S ribosomal protein S21, with protein MPGIKVRDGEPIEKVLRIFKKQVEKAGVIGDLKKGQHYEKPSVKRKKKAIAARKRRIKQLRKMGRGA; from the coding sequence ATGCCGGGGATTAAGGTCAGAGACGGAGAGCCAATCGAAAAGGTGCTGCGGATTTTCAAGAAGCAGGTCGAGAAGGCCGGCGTGATCGGCGATCTCAAAAAAGGTCAGCACTACGAGAAACCGTCAGTAAAGCGCAAGAAAAAGGCGATCGCTGCACGTAAGCGTCGCATTAAGCAGTTGCGCAAGATGGGTCGCGGCGCCTGA
- a CDS encoding alpha/beta fold hydrolase translates to MTSRVWSYLAVGLCGLTLVSCGKTQQIASQEATLAAKKGYTERHHRIAMADGTKLGTSIFTPDPVSFPGKRPAILMGSSWALNEWEYDGPAREFARDGYVVLNFAPRGFGISGGRVGVASGRDIQDISELIDWLVTNTPTDGTKIAMAGVSYGAGLGLLAAAHDERIKAVVALSGWGNLIEALAPNESGRQVAMSLLVGSGTLFGRLDPQLYQLVDDLKQHRNVDTLRAWARVRSPLTYIDRLNARGVAIMIGNSYQDSLFPPNQVREFYEKLTGPKMLYMDHGIHAVSAVPGMFGMPSEIWFDVHAWFDYHLLGKESEVIKRPPVSFGTDHGREYYAQIPQPSSAESAVFRLKTLNKVVPKETPSSRESHIPSVVIRLIGNIDSAATSGIPLLSDAADAYLRLPVMQAISFINKSHAAIYLSEPMGITTNIRGMPRVTVNLEPHRGPVQLASYLYDVDRNNIGRLITHGIYSRYEPNPSPASVSTDMFMAAYDVPAGHRIAIAIDTRDPLYVDPTPETYQLEINHSPHQEATVSLPTVNFL, encoded by the coding sequence ATGACGTCGCGTGTTTGGTCGTACCTTGCAGTCGGTCTCTGTGGGTTGACCCTTGTTAGTTGCGGTAAGACGCAGCAAATAGCCTCACAGGAGGCAACTCTCGCGGCCAAAAAGGGCTACACCGAACGCCATCACCGCATCGCCATGGCGGACGGCACCAAACTTGGCACTAGCATCTTCACCCCTGACCCCGTTAGCTTTCCCGGCAAAAGACCGGCCATACTCATGGGGAGCTCCTGGGCCCTGAACGAATGGGAGTACGACGGGCCTGCGCGGGAATTTGCCAGGGACGGCTACGTCGTGCTCAATTTTGCCCCGCGAGGTTTTGGCATCTCTGGCGGGCGGGTGGGCGTGGCGTCTGGCCGCGACATCCAAGACATCTCAGAGCTTATCGATTGGCTGGTCACCAATACGCCAACTGACGGCACCAAAATTGCCATGGCCGGAGTTTCCTACGGTGCGGGCTTGGGCCTACTCGCCGCGGCACATGACGAACGCATCAAAGCGGTGGTCGCCCTGAGCGGCTGGGGTAACCTTATCGAAGCGCTGGCGCCCAACGAAAGCGGGCGGCAAGTCGCCATGAGTCTCCTGGTCGGCAGTGGCACCCTCTTTGGACGCTTGGATCCGCAGCTCTATCAGCTCGTGGATGACCTAAAGCAGCACCGTAACGTCGATACTCTGAGAGCTTGGGCTCGTGTGCGCTCGCCCCTCACCTACATCGATCGCCTCAACGCCCGCGGTGTTGCCATCATGATCGGCAACAGCTATCAGGATAGCCTCTTCCCCCCAAACCAAGTGCGTGAATTCTACGAAAAACTGACTGGCCCCAAAATGCTGTACATGGATCACGGCATCCACGCCGTCAGCGCAGTACCGGGGATGTTTGGCATGCCGAGCGAGATCTGGTTCGATGTCCACGCCTGGTTCGACTACCACTTACTGGGCAAGGAATCCGAGGTGATCAAGCGTCCTCCCGTCAGCTTCGGTACCGATCACGGCCGCGAATACTACGCGCAAATTCCTCAGCCGAGCTCCGCCGAGAGCGCCGTGTTCCGCCTGAAGACCCTCAATAAAGTGGTCCCGAAGGAGACCCCGTCCAGTCGGGAGTCTCATATACCGAGCGTCGTCATTCGTTTGATTGGCAACATCGATTCAGCCGCAACCTCGGGGATACCCCTGCTCTCGGATGCTGCCGATGCCTACCTGCGCCTACCGGTGATGCAGGCTATTAGCTTCATCAATAAAAGCCATGCGGCCATTTATCTGTCCGAGCCTATGGGTATTACCACTAACATACGTGGTATGCCGCGGGTCACAGTGAACCTCGAACCACATCGGGGACCGGTGCAGTTGGCCTCCTACCTCTACGACGTCGACCGCAACAACATCGGACGCCTCATTACGCACGGTATTTACAGCCGCTACGAGCCCAATCCTAGTCCGGCTTCCGTCAGCACCGACATGTTCATGGCGGCCTATGATGTGCCGGCAGGTCACCGTATTGCGATTGCTATTGATACCCGTGACCCGCTATACGTAGACCCAACACCAGAGACTTATCAGCTTGAGATCAATCATTCCCCTCATCAGGAGGCCACGGTATCTCTACCTACCGTCAACTTTCTTTAA
- the ggt gene encoding gamma-glutamyltransferase: MARSQRAMMATAHPLASAAGIEILRAGGNVVDATVAASFVISVVRPQSTGIGGGGFLLYYDAKDKKTRAYDFRERAPAAATRDMYVGPQGQSRPFRYGKVEIPDASVNGHLAAGVPGLVAGLTAIHRNHGRLPLAKVLQPAIKIATSGFPVYPMLAARLTERAAVLSKFPATAKIFFKHGQPLPTGSLLVQKDLAKTLERIAKFGAADFYTGETARLLLAEMKRGRGLITKADLADYKMIEREPLQVTYAGHQLVAMPPPSSGGITLLEVLNILADSPAAKAPFGSAESAHWLAESMRRAFADRAQFLGDPAFTKMPLRGLLSLDYAAALRQSIDSKKATNSSKLAPSQPEKYEHPSTTHLAVVDAAGNAVSTTQTVNYYFGSGVVAAGTGVLLNDEMDDFAKRPGAANVFGLVGSDANAVAAGKTPLSSMSPTLIFDAQGQLRLALGSPGGPRIITATLQTIFNKLARGLDLADAVHAYRIHHQWLPDQLEFERGGLDPKVRDELKALGHKLTEHPGMGDVEAVGREPDGLLGVSDTRSDGQPMGL; the protein is encoded by the coding sequence GTGGCGCGCAGTCAGCGCGCCATGATGGCAACAGCGCATCCGCTTGCTAGCGCCGCCGGTATCGAGATTCTGCGCGCCGGCGGTAATGTCGTTGACGCCACGGTCGCTGCCTCGTTTGTCATTTCGGTGGTCAGGCCGCAGTCGACCGGCATTGGTGGTGGCGGCTTTCTTCTTTACTACGATGCTAAAGATAAAAAGACGCGGGCCTATGATTTTCGCGAACGCGCCCCCGCAGCAGCCACGCGCGACATGTACGTCGGGCCTCAAGGGCAATCGCGACCGTTTCGCTATGGCAAAGTGGAGATACCTGATGCCTCGGTCAACGGTCACTTGGCTGCCGGGGTACCAGGCTTAGTGGCAGGCCTGACGGCCATTCATCGCAATCACGGGCGACTACCTCTGGCCAAGGTGTTGCAACCAGCGATTAAAATTGCCACTAGTGGCTTTCCTGTTTATCCTATGCTGGCCGCGAGGCTAACCGAGCGCGCGGCGGTACTCAGCAAGTTTCCGGCTACAGCGAAGATTTTTTTCAAACATGGCCAACCACTGCCCACCGGTAGTCTCCTCGTTCAAAAAGACTTGGCCAAAACTCTGGAGCGCATAGCCAAGTTTGGCGCCGCTGATTTTTATACGGGAGAAACCGCCAGGCTACTTCTTGCCGAGATGAAGCGCGGACGCGGACTGATCACTAAAGCCGACTTAGCCGATTACAAAATGATCGAGCGCGAACCACTGCAAGTCACCTATGCTGGTCATCAACTGGTGGCCATGCCCCCACCCTCCTCCGGGGGGATCACCCTACTCGAAGTGCTCAATATCCTGGCTGACTCCCCTGCCGCTAAGGCGCCCTTTGGGAGCGCGGAGTCCGCACATTGGTTAGCAGAGTCTATGCGGCGTGCTTTTGCTGATCGCGCGCAGTTTCTGGGCGACCCAGCATTTACCAAGATGCCGCTACGCGGCCTTCTGTCGCTAGATTATGCTGCCGCGCTCCGTCAGAGTATCGACTCTAAAAAAGCCACCAACTCAAGCAAGCTCGCTCCGAGCCAACCAGAAAAATATGAGCACCCATCGACCACCCACTTAGCGGTCGTGGATGCGGCGGGCAATGCGGTGAGTACGACGCAAACAGTCAATTACTACTTCGGCTCCGGCGTCGTCGCGGCTGGCACCGGCGTGCTACTCAACGACGAGATGGATGACTTTGCCAAACGTCCAGGGGCAGCCAATGTTTTTGGTTTAGTTGGCAGTGATGCCAACGCCGTCGCGGCTGGCAAAACACCGCTGTCGTCGATGTCTCCCACCCTCATCTTTGACGCCCAGGGTCAGCTCCGCTTGGCTCTCGGGTCGCCAGGTGGGCCGCGCATTATCACGGCGACCTTGCAAACCATATTCAACAAGCTTGCTCGTGGCCTCGATCTTGCCGACGCCGTTCATGCCTACCGCATTCACCATCAGTGGTTACCGGACCAGCTGGAGTTTGAGCGCGGCGGCCTGGACCCCAAGGTGCGCGACGAGCTAAAAGCCTTGGGGCATAAACTTACGGAGCACCCTGGTATGGGTGACGTCGAGGCTGTGGGGCGCGAACCGGACGGCCTCCTCGGAGTTTCCGACACCCGCTCTGACGGTCAACCCATGGGTCTTTAA
- a CDS encoding alpha-galactosidase, which yields MTLYPTRVVFVAASFLASSFLLWASPSTAAVPEPGWHLNHQGLAAKSADSEALLRPVLRTKTGWVEPRVSDCELRAGSYTCRLDGYGYLRVEKNPAYRVVFEATSDTQVRSIGLSGQLKLPGARGWLSNGFQSWSQTGFISLQAEIPERELDRALALVGEDEVYRRGPEMSWWYSYAAGGDHSFLAGASSARHLKSWVQMTRPTAGHDLAVKLVSGATEELTVAAGNQITSENFYLYLGPSLSKAMADYSAAMPSRRKLSPKPTPVGWNSWYELWNKVKPQDLVSNARIFADLFQPRIPDANLPGFVVLDDGWQQAWGDWYPNTKFPHGIATVARELSDQGFQMGIWIAPLLVAKGSRTARLHPDWLVQGANYSHPTTGEYGVLDVTHPAAAAHLQQTIERLVGWGVKLIKIDFLFAGTIEGKRHKKATGTEAYERALSLIRAAAGTNTELLAVGSPPIPTMSYVDGWRVGGDIAFTPSLIGWPPPTFAFIANQARSVAGRYPFCLATLCDADPILMRAPLPEHEVQLGSWVVASTGGALFLSDDLPKLTAERVFWGLGAPQLRAALSGRPALPVSFVPPYVPQELVSMKDNLYTAEHDVPNLWRMPDGTLVALNFSHSPQEIAGRRVPAKSSLIIHNP from the coding sequence ATGACCCTCTACCCCACCCGTGTAGTGTTCGTGGCCGCTTCATTCCTTGCCTCTTCGTTCCTTCTATGGGCATCGCCTAGCACCGCCGCAGTGCCGGAGCCCGGCTGGCACCTCAATCATCAGGGACTCGCGGCCAAAAGCGCCGACTCTGAGGCCCTGCTGCGCCCAGTCTTGCGAACCAAGACCGGATGGGTCGAGCCCCGGGTGAGTGACTGTGAATTGCGCGCTGGTAGTTACACCTGCCGCCTCGATGGATATGGTTATTTGCGCGTTGAGAAGAATCCCGCCTACCGCGTGGTTTTTGAGGCTACGAGTGACACCCAAGTGCGCAGTATCGGCCTTAGCGGTCAACTCAAGCTACCTGGGGCACGAGGCTGGTTGTCCAACGGCTTCCAGTCTTGGTCACAGACGGGTTTCATTTCGCTGCAGGCCGAGATTCCCGAGCGTGAGTTGGATCGTGCGTTGGCACTGGTAGGTGAGGACGAGGTATATCGTCGCGGTCCCGAGATGTCTTGGTGGTATAGCTATGCCGCTGGGGGCGACCACAGTTTTCTTGCTGGGGCATCGAGCGCGCGCCATCTTAAATCTTGGGTCCAAATGACGCGCCCTACCGCGGGCCATGATCTGGCTGTAAAGCTCGTCAGTGGCGCTACCGAAGAGCTCACTGTGGCTGCCGGCAATCAAATCACCAGTGAGAATTTTTACCTCTATCTAGGACCCTCACTGTCCAAAGCCATGGCCGACTACAGTGCCGCCATGCCTAGTCGGCGCAAACTAAGCCCTAAACCAACTCCTGTAGGTTGGAACTCCTGGTACGAACTCTGGAACAAAGTAAAGCCACAAGATCTCGTCAGCAATGCGCGCATCTTTGCTGATCTCTTTCAGCCGCGGATCCCCGATGCCAATCTGCCTGGATTTGTGGTCCTCGACGATGGCTGGCAACAAGCATGGGGCGACTGGTACCCCAACACCAAGTTCCCCCACGGTATCGCGACGGTCGCTCGGGAGCTAAGCGACCAAGGATTTCAGATGGGCATTTGGATTGCTCCGCTGCTCGTAGCGAAGGGTAGTCGCACGGCCCGACTCCACCCTGACTGGCTCGTGCAAGGCGCTAACTACTCCCACCCCACCACGGGCGAGTATGGAGTGCTCGATGTCACACATCCAGCTGCTGCGGCGCACTTGCAGCAAACCATAGAGCGACTCGTCGGCTGGGGCGTTAAATTGATCAAAATCGACTTCCTTTTTGCCGGAACGATCGAAGGCAAGCGCCACAAGAAAGCCACGGGCACCGAGGCCTACGAGCGCGCCCTGTCGCTGATCCGGGCGGCGGCTGGAACCAACACCGAACTGCTTGCCGTCGGCTCCCCACCGATCCCGACCATGAGCTACGTGGATGGTTGGCGCGTCGGTGGCGACATCGCCTTCACACCGTCGCTTATTGGCTGGCCACCGCCGACTTTTGCCTTCATCGCCAACCAGGCGCGGAGCGTCGCCGGTCGCTACCCATTCTGCCTCGCCACCTTGTGCGATGCCGATCCCATCCTCATGCGGGCTCCCTTGCCAGAACATGAGGTACAGCTAGGCAGTTGGGTGGTCGCGTCCACGGGCGGTGCCTTGTTCTTATCTGATGATCTGCCAAAGTTGACGGCAGAGCGTGTATTTTGGGGACTGGGCGCACCGCAGTTACGCGCTGCTCTGTCGGGACGACCTGCGCTGCCTGTTAGTTTCGTACCTCCCTATGTGCCGCAGGAGCTGGTTAGCATGAAAGACAACCTATACACGGCCGAGCACGACGTTCCGAACCTGTGGCGTATGCCCGACGGTACGTTGGTCGCATTGAATTTTAGCCATAGCCCTCAGGAGATTGCGGGCCGTCGCGTGCCGGCAAAATCGAGCTTGATCATCCACAACCCTTAG